The genomic interval CACACGACACGGAAGTGGTAGAGAGATGATGGACAACGCTGTATCGCTCCTGTCTTACGCATCGGCAGGCGCCGGGCTATTGTGAAAGAGCAGCACTGAAAGGTCCTGCCTGAAACCCGAGAGCAAAAAGCCGGACAGTAATTTGAGCGTAACAGGAAGGAAGCACCATTCAAAGTAATCTAGGACATGCCCCCACCCCCTCATTACATGAACAAAAGGAGCCATTTACAGGCCCTGTTGACATCCTGTGGGCCTTGACAGCAGCCTCATGACTCTGGCTGCCCAAATGGCGCCATTGTCACGGAAAGAAGGCTAATAGGCTACGCTAAAACAAAACAAGCAGAGATGTCAACATGCTTCCTCTCTGGAACGTCAGCTGTTTTATCACatgagcacaaaaaaaagctcAAATCCACATTGAGCTCAATTTATATGGTGACATGTGCAAAAGGTTTCGATGGTTTCTCACTAAAAGCCTGCTTTGTGAAGCCGGCCTTTTCGGTTGGACACCATGTTTGCGTATTTTGCTGGTAAAAATTCGGAAATTTcacaacttttttccccccaagtttTGCCTTTTATCCACACCTAAAAATTTGGAGGCACCCAGTGTTTGGTCACTTGTAAGGTCACAACCAGAACCTGAAGAACTaccttgtatttttttgttctttttcattaGCCACTGACAATTTTACTTTGTCTTTGCCTCCacagattacaaaaaaaaaaaaaaaattgaaatatgtgctttttttttttgcttttggctGATCAGGTCGTGAGAAATAACATCACATTTAAACCTGACTGTGTGCAAGTGTACCCTTTGAAAATTAGCAAGAAAGATTGATTTGAAtccatgtaaagcactttgagcacTTTTGAGTTGGCTAGGACAAGCTCTGGAGGAATAAAGTTGGATTGATATAAATTCAGAGATGAATGTTCTTCGGGTTTTCTCGAGGTCTTGTTTTTTCATCATCACATAAAAACTAACTTGACTGTCATTGCTCGTTTTAACGTGCTTCACGAGCAGTTGTAGGTGAGCGACTTTGTTAGTTGCCAAATCCTGAATATatgtttaaaaactttaactCAACAGTTTCTTGGACTTCTGGCCTTTTACCCAGACATCACAACTGGGAATGCACGCAGATGcattcattaactcattggctgctattgacgctgatagacgtccaatccatttgaactgggagggctgactgCGAATGATcatatcaatggcactgaaagagttaatttaAATTTCGAAAGTCTTTTGTTTTTGTCTGCAGCGCCACCTGCTGCTATAACTAATGCTTTACAACCTAAGCTTTACAACATTGGCATTTTGGAGTTCACCGAAGAACTTACCGATGAAGTTGATGGCCTCAGGGAAGAACTGCGACAGGTTCTGGCTCCAGTGGTCCGAGATGGGAATCTGCTTGTACTTGAACTCTCCGGCGTTCTCAAAGAGGTTTGGCAGGTTGGGCGTGACGTTGAGGATGTACTTGATGCCGTACTCCTCCAGTACGTCAAGGTTGGTAGAGTCCTTTGCACAGCCCAGGTACAAGTGGGGCAGGATCTCCACAGGGAAAGATGGCTGTGGGTTGGACAGCGGGCTGCCGTCGGAGTCGGTGGCGCTGCTCGGGTCCACATCCGATTCGATGTCCGACGAGTCCGAGCTGATGCGCAGGCCACCTAGACCCAGGACCTGCGTGGAGGGGGGGCTGCTGTCGGAAGAGCCATCCAGGTTGGTCTCACACAGGTTGGGGAACTCAGCCTGGAACTTGCTGAAGCCACCTGGAAACAGAATGGGCATGTTAAGAAACGACCCATACAGTGCTGAGGGGCCTTAAGCTGCCCTCCCTTGGTGGCAACCCAAGCCCTTCTGCATTTTGCTATAACCATTAAGTTGTGCTGGTTTAAGATAAGATGATCTCAACAGTAGCTACTGGCTTGGCTAATAATAAAAattttccaatcatgttttaagatttttgtttttaagtctTGAAAACTTGCAAGCCTCTTCTTTTTGGACTATCTACCATTTCCCCCCCTAAATTTAAATTCTTTATGTCTTTAtgattgtatattttttaaacagaggTAGTTGTTTGTGGGACTTTGTTGAATTGAATGTAGAAACAGTagtgaaatgcaaaacaaaacaaaaagaaatattCTATAAAAATAAGGTTGACAAAAATTACACAAAAAAGTAACAGTAGGGGCTGGATTAAAGTATTTTTTCGGCTAGAAAGACTTGACTTCTTTTGGTCAATTAACAAGATGATTTTAAGATttcttttatattaaaaaaaataatttaagaaATTCACATGAAAGTTATATGGGGGACAAAAAtgggtgtgtggggggggggggggggggggcgagacCCGTTAAATGTCAATTGTAGTTATTACATATAACAACAGAGGATAGCGGTCGTTCCCCGGAGGCAACTCACCCTCCAAGTAGAAGGCCTTGTAGCCCTCGTCCTTCATGCGGCGCAGCAGGAGCCCGAGCACGGAGCCACCGTCCACATTCTCGTTCCACTCGCGGCTGTACTCGTCGTAGAGCACGATGGTGGCGCTCTTGCACCGCCGCGCGAAGCGCTCCCGGTCAGGGCCGTCGGCGAGCAGCGCCCGCACGGGTAGGTTGCCCTTGCGCAACCGGCGCAGCATGAGGCCGGGCAGCGCCACGCTGATGGCACCTTGGACGTGCGACGATTCATAAGGCTCCTGGCCACGGCAGTCCATGAGCAGCAGGAGGCAATCACGGCGCGGCGCCTCCAGCTGCTCGCGGAGCCACGCCGACGTCTTGCTTACCGCCATGACCACCGAGTCGAGTGGTTGCTTCTGCGGTGGGGCCACGGGTTTGAACTTGTCCAGCATTTAGACGGGTCCCGGGAGAAAAGCGCTGTTAAATAAATGGGCGGGTGGGCTCCGTGTTCGTCAGGGTACTGAATGAACCCTAGAGCTGCTCCTTACTCATTCGCCCCGCTTCTTTTTGGACGCCAAATGTATTCCGAGGAGTTTGACTTTCGAACAACCGTCGTACCGAGATCAAAATGAGTCTTCTTCCTTCTTTCCTCGTCGTCCTTCTCTCTCACTGAAGCCCGGAGAGCGGCGCCAAGCTTCTGAATGGCGGCGACGGAGGCGGTGGAGGAGGGAGGCGCGGCATCGGTTCAGCATTCCATTCGCCAGCCAATCACGAGAGACCCGAGTGGCGGTCGCCCTAGCAACGGGGGCCGGAAGGCGCGAACCCCTCCACCCCCATCCCACCCCTCTGTTGATGAATTGTTAATGAGTTTGTCATTCACAAAAAAAAGAGGGAGAGGAATTTCCGCTCCGGATCAAGTGAGTGCAAACACGATGAAGAACtgcggaaggaaggaaggagggagggaggacaAGGGGAGGAAGGGGGAGTCTGCTTTCACATGCTGCACCAACACAATCCTATCGCTCAAAAGTGTGTTGTTACAACACAAGTAAAAGTCAACGAAGTACTGTAAGTGAAAGAATTATACAGTAGTTGGTTTATATTGTAATGAATGAAATGTACAGTTTTGCTGAAAAACGCACCCACTTTTGGGCATTTTGACCACTTTTACATATTCATTCctgaaaataaatattcaaaATTATCATGTTTGCCCTGTAAATTGGCTGTTATGTTTCAAATACGTTATTAATAAGTTGGAATAACTGGTCATAAAAATAATCACAACCTTTGACACAAACATCCATTTATCTATCTATCCACCAAGGCCGTAGGTCTGTTCACAAcactggtagggacaatataacagcataaaaaATTGCCCgggacattcagcaagtgaaaaggggtaaatatatgtctgaacataatgacaaTTCTCTTAATTATAGTAGGGCCAATTCTATCTTTAcaacacatgggaagacaatttaaattacctatataaatgaactcattatataatgcaaatagggttgcttaaaagttggtggtgaggacaatttaagcatcctgaatagttagtagtgttatgtccctatactgtcactatgcaaacctacgcccttgctatcCACTCCTCTTATACTGtcactatgcaaacctacgcccttgctatcCACTCATCGTCTTCAGTCTATCTGGTGTCAGGTCGCACGGGCAGCGGCTTAGGCAAGTGTCTTTCTCCTGAGACATTGCCCCCAGCTCTTGCAGTGGTGGAAGTGAGACCTGAGGTATTGCCAGGCCAGTTAGGAGACATAAGCAGGTGTTACAtgcagatttttattttatttttttttttttatcaatccGATTGAAGATCTGTGGTCGTGATCTGAACTGTTTGGAGCTGATGAATCAGAACAGCCGTTTTACAAATGTGTGATGTGCATATATTTGAAAACACCACTCAGTGCAGATGTCTATATCTATTGGGGATTTCCGTCAAAACAGCCATCAACACTGCATCGACTACCTGCACATCATCAATGTTGGCATGGAACATGGCTTCCTCAGACCCTTGGATGTGGGAGGAGTTCTTAAATGTAAACCAATAGTTAAATGATCAAAACTGATTATTTTGCTATGTTTTTTCCCACAGATGTATATTTACTTATACTGTGTCATCACAACTGTCCAACTACTACAGTACATTGCGATACAAACCAGGGTTGACTGAACTTACGACCAGCTCCTACTGTGTTttctccttaaaaaaaaaaaaaagaaaaaaaagatgccaTCAGAGGGGCATTTCCTGGTGGAAAGTGGGCACTAATGGTATTCAAATGTACACTGAGAAGtcctgctctggttttgaagtaACAAGCATGCCCTCACAACAGGGGTCCAACATGGTGCTGGAAAGaaaacgtgtgtgtgtgttagaaTATAAAGTCTGCAGCGACTCCAAGCTTGGACGCAGGGCCCTTGTTAACCCCACTCCCCGGAACTTAGCCCCCTTCACTGACCCAGACAGCCCCCACCGTCCTTCATGCAGTGAATGGAGCCAagctgtttgcatttaaatccattGCACTCTTTGACTGCTGTTCCCTGCTGTTTGATACATTTTCATTTCGACTCGATTTCAAGAATATTTTTTTGGATTAGTTGTTACGGCCTGAGTTGAAGACATCTGAACAGCGTCAGATTGCACTAGTAGAGGCGCCACTGATGGATTTAAAATCAAGTCTTAATTTGAAGTCCTCACTAAAATTCTGTCATGCgtacatttctttcacaactcacTTTAGTGAAATTTTAAGTCAGTTTTATCCCCACTGCAATGCATTAATATGACGCATattaaaataatccagaaactgttttttttttattttttattttttttattaataaatgcaGACTAATAAATGtagaaaaaagacaatttgtttAAAGCTTATAAACCTAAAACAAGTCAAGgtatcacaaaaaatatttgagaacaTCAGATGattgatgaaaaaataatgctaacGAACACTTCACCTTTGCTTATATGCTGTTTTTTCTTAATATTTGTTGGCATTAATCTTTGTTGTTTCACAAATTCACATTTACATTTTATTCTTTGTAAAACATTGTTTACAACCTATCCTTTGTTTACATGTTaacattttttgcacatttgctAAAAGCTGCTGTTTCCACATTAATTTAGCAGCTAATTCAATGTCTCTGAGGACTTCTGAGATAACAAATGGCACAGAGTTCAATTAAATTAATATCACTCTTGTCCAAAAATCACATGAAAAAGTGACAAACTTGCGCACACACATGAACCTGGTTAGTTTGAGTATGGTTTGTATCTTTTATGTGAGGACAAAGGACAGCAATCTGAGACAAGCAGCCAGTAGCAAAGAGACACgagcccctttcacaaacatatcccAGTATATTCCCATGTAAGGTGACatgggatttactcgcgtcattgctttcacgcatgtagagatatcccgggaatggcgcaggttggacactttcacaaacTTGTCCCGTTTTGCCCACTGGGGctttctgtgcggggagggctgctagcgcgattttataacccggtgtGCCGAGATATTAATTTGCTGGGCAACACCTTGTACTCTCGAAGTTCGTGCATTTGTTGGTTTGTTCATCTGCCACCCTTGTTTTGAACTCCCCTaccttgtgctggtatttgtctTATTGGccctctgcctaccgcttagcttagtattattgatccctgtcgacctactgtcacgaacTCATTGTGTTATGCCCCCATTTCCGCAATCAAttggtatttttttgtatttaaaaaaaaaaaacttgaacgcATCTCtctgttgttttttgctttgcgGTACAACAgtgtttccgcagttgcggacccaaacattggcaacaaaataaaccacacgttTTCGAAGACTGACTCTTTCTctgctctacgatccagtagcaatttaattgcgTAATTGCGTCATGTTTTCACATACGCCTCGTCCCGGGATAGTcacggacattatactaagacgcgacccgtTAAATGTTCGCATAAtcagtgtcagtcgacccgggaaatgatTTAAACGGTGTTTaggtgtatgtgaaaggggccataaatgtctctctctctcacccCCCCccttcccacacacacacacacacatacgcacacacagGGAATGTCATTCTGGAACCAGAAAGTTCCTGTGTCACATGACAATGGAGGCAAAGACAGACACAGTAGCTGTCAGCAAGACTGGACAGTGACTTGATGATTGAACTTCCTGTTCTTCTGCCCTTTAGTTGCAACAGTACAGATAATATGTACTTTGCGATAACTTTTAACGCAAACACGCTTGCTAGGATGCCATAAACATGCAGATAAAACAACAATGATAGGATTTTAACGGTGGAGACAATCACACTGAATAGAAGGCAGAAGTAGCCGAGACATAcagtaggtttaaaaaaaaagtcacaatttTAAATGTCCTAAGATTTTCAGACTGTTGTCCTATGTCAGGAAAAACAATTTTGAGAGTCAGATTTCAAAATGTCATATTTTTTGttgcaagtattttccccaaaagattactaaaatatgctaGGAACACTGAAGTAGGACCCATTCTATGTCAAGAACACCATTGATATTGACTGTAGAGTTGAAAATCTGAAAATGGGAAACAACACTTGTGCAACACACCCCACACGCGGAACCTCTGACAGCTGCTTTCTGTGCTGCCAACCGATCGTATTTCACATGCTAATGCAATAAAACTATTTACATtacatacaaacacacacaatggTGACTCTCCTGATATAAGCAGCTCCATCATTTTTGTCACTGCACTCTGTGTGTGCCTTTTGTACTTTATTCAAATCTCAACAGTGTAAAGTTCATTGGTACATGAGCAATGAATATGAACACATAAAACTGCTGAGCTACTACTTGTCAGAGTCTACTGGAACACTCACTGTCCCTACTCATATATTAGTATCATCAATCATGCAGATTGGGTGAAACAAATAAGTCTAGTCGGTCTCTGAATCATAAACAAGGACTCACCTAACACTGCAGAGACACACTTACCTGTAAAAGCAAACTCGAATGCTAAACATTCACAAAAATGACTCCGTGCAATATGAGACTGTCTTAAATACTGCAGGCTGGGCGGGAAAAAACATTTCCCTAGGAGATAAATGTGGGTGCACACAACATTGCGGAGTGACCACGTCAGGTTATACAGCTAGAAAACTATGGTGGGACTCCAGCTGTCAGATGTGCACTAAGCTAAAGGACTTCTAATTTGCTAGCTcttgttttttttgcactttGAATTCACActatagcctttttttttttttttttttttttttaaataactggcAATGTTGACTTTACATCGGCTTTAGCAAACTGAGTTAATTGTAATAATGAAGTGCAAATTATTACATGGAATTCATTCTAAAAAGATCCAGTGGTGACAGCTGTAAGATCCATAAAACATGCGTATTTACGGCATGTTTAAATCGACAGACGGATATGTTTGTAGGGGAATTGGTAGGCAATGTAGTTCACTTCACAGGTCAATGTAGCACAGATGTGAAGCTGCTGACAAAAACTATATGTATTTCTATGCCTGTTTATTAGTTAGTGGACACGAGCAGTTACAATTCCCTGGATGCAGCAAGTACTCTCTGGATGTAGCCTCTTTGGCTTGGGCCAGCTGCCCAGTGCCCGCAGGTCTCGTGCCGAGTAGTGAATCTTAAAAGATTCCCCAGTGTTAAACTGCTTAAAAGTTCAAAGCTGCTCAATGGAGTAAAGATTAGCGCTCAACGCTTCAACCTGAAGATCCCCGCCGCACAGTGGACCAACTTTTTCTGCCGACACACTCTTCTCTagggaaaaaaacagttcaTTGGAAAGTGCTGACTTTGTATGCTTACCCTAGTAATTTCTGCCTTTCTGTTGTCTGGCATAAATATCGCCACAACAAGTGGAATTCCTCTTGCCTGTTTTCTGCAGGGAAACACTGCCCAAGTGCAATGCACGAAACACTCAAAGATCAAAATGATGAACAGAAAAGGTGAGGCAGGACGCAAAAAATTGTCGGAAAAATTGggcaaatgtgagaaaatggtaGAGGAACAAGAACGATAGTTTTTGCACTCTGATCTTTTATACTGTGTTTCATCAGGTAGTGTTGTTGCTTTTTCTGCCTTTTTCACGTTATTTCCAGGTGTTGATTCATCAAAGGATGCTTTATGTCGGTTAAATTAGATGGTATACCTGATAAAGTGTCAAATTGTTGCATTAAGATGTGTAGGTGTATATGCGCGTGCATGTGCAGTGAAAGCAGACGGGAGGGTGGTCAATCCAATAAGGCAAATGCAGGTAAAGCGGATGGAGAGATAGACGGAGAGTAGAGGAGCTAGAGATAAGTAAGGACACCAACTGATCCCCCCCAGTCACGTAGCAGGTGCAAGCACCGGCAGCAATGAATTGTGGGACATGACCCACAACCCCCAAACTGTCAATAGACAGAACTTTGCAGTCACTTCTTAACAAAGAACACATATTACAACAGTTGAAGAGCCTGTACGGCATTGGTCAGTCTTTCAAAGATCAATTGTTGTGTTCTTTGTTCATATAAGTCCATTTTGTTGTGATGTTTAAATATGTAATTGCTTCTGAAATGCCCTTTTGAAAAATTTATATCACATATCTTTAAAGCGAAAGATGAGTGCATATTgttttcacaacattaaacattaaacaacattaaataaaacaatTCGCATTTTTAGGATTTGTAATTCTGGAGAAAAATGTTGAATATGCCAATAAAATTGCCGTGAGCTGATAATTTTATATGCCAGAGCAGTTTTAGCTAAACAAATGCAAGTATTTCAGAGGTAGTCCGCTTACTGCTTTTGGCTCTAGTTATACCCACAATTTCCCAGGCTATTCTGATGGCGAGGTGTCATTTAGATTGTTGTATATGCATAGATTTtgcttgaataaataaataaataaataaaagaagacTTGTCCTTGTTATTGTTGGGTCTTTTTCGCCATAGTTTAGTTTGGTGTGGCATATCTGCAGCTCCCAGTCTGCTGGTCTGGCTTGCTTAAGAGATCCCTGTTGTGTAGTGTATAGTCTTTCATACAAAAATTTCACTTactttaacaaaaataaaataaataaataaataataataataataataaaaaatacaaaaaaaataaacacacgGCATAAAACAAAAGGAGTGTGCCAATATGCCCGTGTTCAGCTTTCGGTTGTACGaacagcaagggcgtaggtttgtaatgggacggtagggacataacactaccaacttttcaggatgctcaaattgtccccaccaacttttacgcaaccttatttgcattatatgatgacttcaattatataggtaatttagcttGTCTtcctatgttgtaaggataaaattaatcctaccattattatgtgaattacagtactttcaatatgttcagacttacattgacccattttcccttgctgaatgtgctagtccagTTTTTCCCCTTTAACacaagtttgattggctgatgacttgacccctcccctccttacacacacacacgcgttcACAGCAGGTATTCTGTCAAACTTTTCACCCTGATAATATTTAGCTTCTGAAGCTTTTGCGGCGGTGGATAAGcagtcttttacat from Corythoichthys intestinalis isolate RoL2023-P3 chromosome 5, ASM3026506v1, whole genome shotgun sequence carries:
- the dusp6 gene encoding dual specificity protein phosphatase 6 — its product is MLDKFKPVAPPQKQPLDSVVMAVSKTSAWLREQLEAPRRDCLLLLMDCRGQEPYESSHVQGAISVALPGLMLRRLRKGNLPVRALLADGPDRERFARRCKSATIVLYDEYSREWNENVDGGSVLGLLLRRMKDEGYKAFYLEGGFSKFQAEFPNLCETNLDGSSDSSPPSTQVLGLGGLRISSDSSDIESDVDPSSATDSDGSPLSNPQPSFPVEILPHLYLGCAKDSTNLDVLEEYGIKYILNVTPNLPNLFENAGEFKYKQIPISDHWSQNLSQFFPEAINFIDEARGQHRGVLVHCLAGISRSVTVTVAYLMQKLQLSMNDAYDIVKTKKSNISPNFNFMGQLLDFERTLGLMSPCDNRLTASTATVVTPPGSQPLYFTTPTNHNVFQLDPLEST